In Candidatus Micrarchaeum acidiphilum ARMAN-2, the genomic window GGGATTTTGTAGTCTTCATAAAAAGCGCAAAGACAAGGATAGGAAACAGGTACAAGATAAGGATAACCAAGACCCATAGGACTTTCGGTTACGCCGAACTTACAGACAGCACTGGAACTTTCGTTGGAAACGGCAGCCTGTTGGAATTCTGACAGGCCCTGCCGCGTATTTCAGTAAGCCTTTTATAAGTTTGTAAGCAAATTAATATTGCATTTTTTATTTTTTATACTGCCTTACTTGACTTTCCGAAAGCGACATTCTGCGAAGCATAAATGTTGGGTTGCATGAGATTCGCATATCTTAATCGAATTGTATAGATATCGCATACTAAGGGGATTATAATGGATCAAAAGGATATTAGCAGATATATGAAAGGCACGACCACGGTTGGTTTGGTGTGTACTGACGGTGTAGTTATTGCGGCTGATTCGAGGGCAACTATGGACACGTTCATAGCGAGCACAGAAGCCAGAAAGGTATGGAAAATAGACGAGAATCTTGGCATGACCATAGCAGGGCTGGTCGGCGACGCACAGGAGCTGATAAGGATATTGAAGATTCAGAATGAGATTTACAAAATGAACGAGCGCAAACAGATGTCGCCTAGGTCCGCAGCAACCCTGCTTTCGATAATTTTGCAGGAGAACAAAATGATGCCGTTCTACGTGCAGCTCATAGTGGGCGGAGTCGAGGACGGAAAGGGCTACGTGTACAATCTGGATGCGGCTGGTGGATACACGCAGGAGTCCAGGTTTACTGCCACTGGCAGCGGCTCGCTTACGGCACTCGGATACCTGGAGGACTCGTACAAGCCGGGCCTTACCACAAAGGATGCGATCAAGATAGCTGCAAAGGCGCTTCTAATAGCAATGCAGAGGGATTCTGCAACAGGCAACAACATGACCATAGCCGCGATAACCAGCAGGGGATACGAGGAGTACACTCAGAAGGACGTAGAAAAGATGGCAAAATAATTTTTTGCCTTTTTGTTTTGTTTTCTATTTTAGGCGATACGCTTTATTTTTACAATGAAGGTAGACAGAGCTTCTAACCAGATGTGATTTATTGGAGGAAAAATCTGAAAACGGAAACAGTCTTAAGAGCAGGATGGAGGAGCTGTCTAAGAAGATAAAAGACATGCTGCCTGAGGACGCGGGATTCTCAAAAATAGAATTTGAGGGCCCCGACATAGTCATAGTATTAAAGGACATACGGCCGGTGTATCAGAACGACGTTGTGATAAAGGAGATAGCTTCGCTCATAAAGAAGAAGCTCATAGTTAGGACAGATCCTAACGGTGGGCGCCTGATGAAGCCGGAGGACGCCATGGAGCTTATAGGCACCATAATACCCAAGGAGGCGGGTGTGGGCAGCATAAAATTTGTGCCAGACTTCTCCGAAGTTTGCATAGAGGCCATGAAGCCCGGGCTAGTTATAGGCAAGATGGGAAGCACGCTTAAGGAGATAGCTACAAAAACTGGTTGGATACCGAAGGTGCTAAGGACACCTACGATGGACAGCGATACGATAAAAGGGGTAAGGCAGCTTATGGTTAATGAAAGTGACTTCCGCAAGAAGCTGCTTGGCACCGTGGGCAAAAACATAAACA contains:
- a CDS encoding deoxyribonuclease/rho motif-related TRAM; amino-acid sequence: MGNESAEIMEGMEYEVKVDAKGTKGEGIGRIGDFVVFIKSAKTRIGNRYKIRITKTHRTFGYAELTDSTGTFVGNGSLLEF
- a CDS encoding Proteasome endopeptidase complex; its protein translation is MDQKDISRYMKGTTTVGLVCTDGVVIAADSRATMDTFIASTEARKVWKIDENLGMTIAGLVGDAQELIRILKIQNEIYKMNERKQMSPRSAATLLSIILQENKMMPFYVQLIVGGVEDGKGYVYNLDAAGGYTQESRFTATGSGSLTALGYLEDSYKPGLTTKDAIKIAAKALLIAMQRDSATGNNMTIAAITSRGYEEYTQKDVEKMAK